A genomic segment from Gracilinanus agilis isolate LMUSP501 chromosome 1, AgileGrace, whole genome shotgun sequence encodes:
- the LOC123232373 gene encoding pre-mRNA-splicing factor RBM22-like: MATSLGSNTYNRQNWEDSDFPILCQTCLGENPYIRMTKEKYGKECKICARPFTVFRWCPGVRMRFKKTEVCQTCSKLKNVCQTCLLDLGYGLPIQVRDAGLSFKDDIPKSDVNKEYYMQNVEREISNSDGTRPVGVLGKATATSDMLLKLARTTPYYKRNRPHICSFWVKGECKRGEECPYRHEKPTDPDDPLALQNIKNRYYGINDPVADKLLKRASTMPCLDPPDDKTITTLYVGGLGDTVSETDLRKHFYQFGEIQTITVVQIQQCAFIQFATRQAAEMAAEKSFNKLIINGQRLNVKWGRSQAARGKEKEKEGTTASGIKLEPVPGLPGVLPPPPAIEEEASANYFNLPPSGPPAVVNIALPPPPGIAPPPPPGFGPHMFHPMGPPPPFMRIPGPIHYPSQDPQRMGAHAGKYSSP; encoded by the coding sequence ATGGCGACATCTCTGGGCTCCAACACCTACAACAGGCAGAACTGGGAGGACTCGGACTTCCCTATTCTGTGTCAGACGTGCCTTGGAGAAAATCCCTACATTCGGATGACCAAAGAAAAGtatggaaaagaatgcaaaaTTTGTGCCAGGCCATTCACAGTGTTCCGCTGGTGCCCTGGTGTTCGCATGCGTTTTAAGAAGACCGAAGTGTGCCAAACCTGCAGCAAGCTAAAAAATGTGTGTCAGACCTGCCTTTTGGACCTAGGATATGGCTTACCTATTCAGGTCCGTGATGCAGGACTGTCCTTTAAAGATGACATACCGAAGTCTGATGTAAACAAAGAATACTATATGCAGAATGTCGAGCGAGAGATTTCTAACTCTGATGGAACCCGACCAGTTGGTGTTCTTGGGAAGGCTACAGCTACCAGTGACATGCTGCTCAAATTGGCTCGGACCACCCCTTACTACAAACGGAATCGTCCTCATATTTGTTCCTTCTGGGTGAAAGGAGAATGTAAAAGGGGAGAGGAGTGTCCATATAGACACGAGAAGCCTACAGATCCTGATGATCCTCTTGCTCTTCAGAATATCAAAAATCGATATTATGGCATTAATGATCCTGTGGCTGACAAGCTTTTGAAGAGGGCTTCAACAATGCCGTGTCTGGACCCCCCAGATGATAAGACCATCACCACACTATATGTTGGGGGTCTTGGAGATACAGTCAGTGAGACAGATCTCAGAAAACATTTTTACCAGTTTGGTGAAATCCAAACAATAACAGTTGTACAGATACAGCAGTGTGCTTTCATCCAGTTTGCCACAAGGCAAGCTGCAGAGATGGCTGCTGAGAAGTCCTTTAACAAATTGATCATAAATGGGCAAAGGCTTAATGTGAAATGGGGAAGATCCCAGGCagccagaggaaaagaaaaggaaaaagaaggaaccACAGCCTCTGGAATTAAGCTGGAGCCTGTTCCAGGACTTCCTGgagttcttcctcctcctccagcaATTGAAGAAGAAGCCTCTGCCAATTATTTTAATCTCCCTCCCAGTGGTCCTCCAGCAGTGGTTAATATTGCCCTGCCCCCACCTCCTGGAATTGCACCTCCACCCCCACCAGGTTTTGGACCACACATGTTCCACCCAATGGGACCACCTCCTCCCTTCATGCGAATTCCAGGCCCCATCCACTATCCTTCCCAGGATCCCCAGAGGATGGGAGCTCATGCAGGAAAATATAGCAGTCCCTAA